The following is a genomic window from Geminicoccaceae bacterium.
AGGCCGAACTGCGTGGTGTCTATGGCGACAAGCATCCCGCCATTCAGAATATCGTGGCCGAGGAAAAGAAGGTTCAGGAGCGTGTACAGGTCGAGATCAAGCGCATCGTCGCCAATCTCGAAAATGAACTGACCGTTATCAAGGAAAGGGAGGCATCCATCAAGTCGGATATGGATGCGCTCATCGCCAAGTCCGGAGAAGCGGGAAAAAGCGCGATCGAGTTGCGAAGGCTGGACCGGGAGGCGCAGGCCAGTCGCAGCCTCTATGAAACCTTCCTGCAGCGCTACAAGGAAACCCGTGAACAACAAGCGGTCGTGGAAGCGAATGGACGTGTGATAGCGCCCGCCATCGTTCCATCGTCGCCAAGTTCCCGCAGTCCGCTGTTCTTTGTCGGGGCCGGTTTTGTCATTTCCGGCATGCTAGGAGTGTTGCTGGGCTTCGTCCGGGAAAGGTTCGACAATGGTATCCGCAGCGGGAAGGAGGTCGAGGCGACCCTGGGCATCCCCTGTCTCGGACTGGTTCCCTATCTGTCGAGCCGGCAACGCAACGGGAAGAAGCTGCATGAATATCTGGTCAGCAAACCCTTGTCGACCTACACGGAAACCTTGCGGTCGCTGTATACAGCCCTGAGGTTGAACAATGTCGATAATCCCCCCAAGGTCATCCAGGTCAGCTCATCGGTCCCCGCGGAGGGCAAGACCAGCCTGGTCGTCAGCCTGGCGGCAGCACTGGCTCTGGACGGCAAGAAAGTGCTGCTGCTCGATTGTGATCTCCGGCACCCGAGCGTTCGGCGCGAGATCGAGACAGCCGGACGGGGTTGCCTCGTTTCGTATCTGACAGGCGATTGCGAACTCGATGAAGCGCTCAAGCATGATGATGCCGGTCAGTTCGATGTCATCGATGTCAGGCGAACTCCGCCGAACCCTAGTCGATTGTTGGGATCGAAACGGATGAGGGATCTGCTGGAGCATCTGCGCGAGGTGTACGATTTCATCGTTGTCGATGGACCGCCGGTGCTGGGGGTCAGCGACAGCAAGGTCATCATGGAACTGGTCGATTCCGTCCTCTATGTTATCCGCTGGGAAAAGACCACGCTGGATACGGCAGGTGACGCTGTCAAGGAAATGCGATCATGCGGTGCCGACATCGTGGGTGCCGTAATCACTCAGGTCGACATAGAACGGCATGCACAATACGGGTATGGAGGTATTGATGCATATTATAGTAAATATAACAAGTACTATGTCAATTGATGGCTAATTTTACCTCTATAGGCATATATCGAAATGTTCTTGTTGTAATAGGGGGATTTTATCGATGCAGTTACAGTCGAATGCAAACGTGAACTACCTGTTATTCGGGTGGCGGCGGTTGTCGTGGCGACGAGCTCTTATCGTTATGTACGACATTTCCATGGTAACGCTGGCCTTTCCGTTTGCCATCATTTTGCGCGAATGGCCTCTTATGCGCCCTGAAACGTTCGACGCGATGATATTGGGGACTGTAACGCTGTTGGCCATTACGATTGTTACCTACAGTATATTGGCTCTTCATCGAGGAATGTGGCGTTATGCGACTTTGGCAGATTTGCTTGCAGCGGGAAAATTTGTAACGTTGATAACCTTGGTCTTCGTGCCGGCGATGTTTTTCCTCGATCGTCTTTCAAATGTGCCTCGCTCCGTGCTGATCATCATGTGGTTGCTGGCTATTGTCGGATTGTGCGGTTCTCGTGCTGTCTATTCCCGCTTTTTTGCTCGCACTTCCATGGCGACCATCGGTACGCGCAACGGTCCGCCGGGCACGGTGATGCCCATATTGCTCGTTGGCAGCGGCGATTCGGCAGAGCTTTTCATCCATCTGTGCGAACGCCAGTCCGATTCCTCAAGCCGCCTGTTGGTTGTCGGCATCCTGGATGATGCGGCCACTCCCGGACGTACGCTGGGGGGCGTTCCGATACTCGGCCGACTTGACGATTTCAGGCAAAACCTCACGCGATTGAGGGTCGCCGGGGTCGCTCCAAGCCGCATGATCGTGACGCGGCCGCACTCGGATTTCGACCCCGAAGCCCTCGATCAACTGATCAGGCGTGCAGTCGGAGCTGGATTGATTGTCGATCAGTTGCCGGATCTGTTGAGGTTCAAAAACCATTCCCAGCAGGATGCGCAAGGTACGATTACATCAATGAGTGTGGATAGGGACGTATCTCCCGGCTATTTTCGTGTAAAGCGGCTGGTTGATCTGGCCGTGAGCAGCGTTGTGTTGATTTGCCTGTCGCCGTTGATGCTGGCCATCGTGGCAGTCGTTCGGCTTGCCTTGGGGGAGCCTGCGGTTTTCACCCAACTGCGGGTCGGGCTGCATGGCCGTCGTTTCCTGTTGCACAAGTTCCGCACGATGCGCGACCCGGCGGGGAAGGATGGGAAGCTCATTCCCGATGATCTGCGATTGTCCAAGGTAGGTTCGTTTCTTCGACGTACGCGCCTTGATGAATTGCCGCAGCTTTTCAATGTCCTGAAAGGAGACATGTCCCTGATTGGCCCTCGTCCATTGCTGGAGGAGGATCAACCCAAGGTCGGCCGGAGTTTGTCGGTCGAACGCCTGTCGGTACGCCCCGGCCTTACGGGATGGGCACAGGTCAATGGTGGGCAGATGTTGACCGCATCGCAGAAAAATGCGCTGGATCTGTTCTACATCCATAACGCATCGCCATTCGTGGATACTCGTATTGTGTTTCTGACGTTGCGCATGATAGTCATCGGTGAAAAAGTAAATCTCAAGGAAATCAGTCGGGCCGAAGCGGTGATCGCGACGGGTTAGCGGCCGCCCCGGATAGATCGGCGGCCTTGCTTAATGTTTAAGAGGAACGTCGATGTCAAAATTTTCCCAAAAAAGGGTGCTCGTGACCGGAGGGGCTGGCTTTATCGGCAGCTTTTTGT
Proteins encoded in this region:
- a CDS encoding polysaccharide biosynthesis tyrosine autokinase — protein: MTDVSPYGAAYPQGVDDDEINLDLPGIFRFLRRRKAIILSVTAIGTVVAAILGYNVKPSYTSEALLMIASGNQVVDLGSAVGGDVTGSAAVATEMSVLTSRGFLDQVAERLYAREIEDAPERMDLDSLRDESQTVVGSLWTTFEEMLPEDWVVATGVATEPVRMSDEEKRQVIRNHRAGEMASRLRVDQIRNSYVISVNYTSTNPIEAARVANGIVNLYIDDQVNRKKTATGRATEFLEQRLVELEKEVRDSEEAVQNYAEKSDLIEGAGIEVNSQQMTELTNMQVDARAARKEREARLRYIRDLQSRGESLESLSEVLQSPYIVSLWQDESNLRRQEAELRGVYGDKHPAIQNIVAEEKKVQERVQVEIKRIVANLENELTVIKEREASIKSDMDALIAKSGEAGKSAIELRRLDREAQASRSLYETFLQRYKETREQQAVVEANGRVIAPAIVPSSPSSRSPLFFVGAGFVISGMLGVLLGFVRERFDNGIRSGKEVEATLGIPCLGLVPYLSSRQRNGKKLHEYLVSKPLSTYTETLRSLYTALRLNNVDNPPKVIQVSSSVPAEGKTSLVVSLAAALALDGKKVLLLDCDLRHPSVRREIETAGRGCLVSYLTGDCELDEALKHDDAGQFDVIDVRRTPPNPSRLLGSKRMRDLLEHLREVYDFIVVDGPPVLGVSDSKVIMELVDSVLYVIRWEKTTLDTAGDAVKEMRSCGADIVGAVITQVDIERHAQYGYGGIDAYYSKYNKYYVN
- a CDS encoding sugar transferase, with translation MSVDRDVSPGYFRVKRLVDLAVSSVVLICLSPLMLAIVAVVRLALGEPAVFTQLRVGLHGRRFLLHKFRTMRDPAGKDGKLIPDDLRLSKVGSFLRRTRLDELPQLFNVLKGDMSLIGPRPLLEEDQPKVGRSLSVERLSVRPGLTGWAQVNGGQMLTASQKNALDLFYIHNASPFVDTRIVFLTLRMIVIGEKVNLKEISRAEAVIATG